Part of the Myxococcaceae bacterium genome, AAAATACCTTATTTCTAAACTCACCTAACATCACGAACCAATCTAACTCGAAGACGCAATCCAACATAACAATTATCAATGCGGTCTTCACCGTCGCACTCAAGACCAAATTTAATGTACATATAGTAATGTCCAGAACGAATTTCCGTTTCAGACCAAAAAGCACCCGTCATAACATCTTCATACATGTCATCACTCAAATCTCCGGCTAACACTTCCTGTTGTTGATAAAGCGCTTCCAACTCCCAAATTGTCGGTAATCGCCAGCCTTCAGCTGCCCGACTCGCCGCATAAACTTCGGCTTCTTGAAAAGTCATTCCCTCTGAATTCGCTCGGTTAAGCTCCCATTCAA contains:
- a CDS encoding DUF1566 domain-containing protein; amino-acid sequence: MSHMIKKGIFFFFLSSLVFGQMMGSGGVGMVFNLPVQDLSLQESSQTSAMRVNPFQGFGDWYRGAREIEVPELEWELNRANSEGMTFQEAEVYAASRAAEGWRLPTIWELEALYQQQEVLAGDLSDDMYEDVMTGAFWSETEIRSGHYYMYIKFGLECDGEDRIDNCYVGLRLRVRLVRDVR